A segment of the Zingiber officinale cultivar Zhangliang chromosome 8B, Zo_v1.1, whole genome shotgun sequence genome:
GgtgtatttcttcagtcatctattgaagggggccgagtctcggtatacggccctggaaaagttggtctatggacttgttctcatggctcggcaTCTCCGGCCGTATTTCTTGGCGCACCCCATTACCGTCTGTGAGCGAAGCAATGggcgagctctcaccaaggtggaagtGGCGGGTCGGCTTATCAGTGGGCAAGCTGAGCTAGGAGTATGACGCATACAATATCGACCTCGAACATGATCAAAGCACGGGCTCGCGATTTCACGGAAGTATACCAATGGACTCGGAAGAGTCTGGAAAATCGTGGGCGGGTCGGCTACCCATCGGGGAGTGGCGTGGGAGCCTTGCTCATATCCCCAGGAGATATCATGCAGTTGGTCGTGCGGTTAAATttcgagccaccaacaatgaggcgaaTATGAAGCTCTACTAGCAGGCCTACAAGCGGCTCGGCATGTGAGAGCCGAGTCGTCATCATATATTCTGGTAACGCAGCAGACAACCGGCAATTTGGGGTGAATAGCGAGAGGATGCAAGTTTATAAGGAGGCTTATGAAAAGGTGAAAGGGGAATTCAAGGAGGTCACAGTCACGAAGATTCCTAGAGCTGAAAATGAAAAAGCGGATGAGTTGGCTAAAATGGCTAGTTCCCTGAGTACATGGACGCTCGACCgatctatagcgcagaccttccttgTAGCCCGGATAGATTTACTGAATAACGCgggagaagtaattgattggagagCGCCCATAATGAGATTTCTTCACAAGGAGCCATACCCACCAACCCCGAGGAAGCGTGATGAGGAGGCAAGCCCACTCTTATGCAATGATTGGGGATCATTTGTACAAAGGTCTTTCTCAGGACCTCTACTCAAGTGCACAATATGGAGAAGCGGACCGGGCCTTGCAGAGATACATTGAGTCTTTGTGGCAATCACTGTTGGGGAAGAAAGCGGCTCGGAAGGTATTCTTGGCTGGTTATTTCAGCCTACCTTGAGAAGGGCCTTACGAGGTTGGTGAATACTTGTCTATCATGCGAAGTATCGAGCTGGCCTGACCTCTGAGGCTTGAGAACTTCTGATCACTGccttcgaccaatggggtatggatatcgtggggCCTTTCCGATGGCTCAAGGCGAGGCGCTTCTTGTTGGTAgcgtagactacttctccaagtgggtagaagCGAAGCCCTAGCCGgaatcactgaagatgcggtgatccagttcctaTGGAAAATATCTTTTCCAGATTTGGCTTACCCCATAAGTTGGTGTCGACAATGATAGACAATTTCAGGGGCCAAGGATCGAATTTGTGCAAGGGTTCGGCATAACCTGTGCCTTCACCTCGCTGGCtcatcctcaaagtaatggtcGGACCGAGGTAGTCAATCGGGAGATAATGCGGGCTTAAAGTCAAGGTGGATCACATGGGGGCaggctgggtggacgagctccgGCATTTTGTGGGCTTAATGCGGCCTTGAGGAAGCACAGTCGACACCCTTCCATCGGTCTATGGTAATGAGCGGTGGTTCCTCGGAGGTCGGGATACCTTACATAAGAAGGATGATGTCTGACGGAGAGAACAATGGCCCAGCTGGCTGGATTTCATCGTGAAGTCGTGAGCAAACAATTGCCAGTTGGAAGCCTTCTgagacagaggatgagacagaactataataggaaggtgatccctcggttcttcggagaaggtgacctggtctggaagcagataaagcccttaggggaagtgacgaagttGGCTCCTCAATGGGATGGACCGTACAAGGTTATTAAGAGATTGGCATCGGGAGTCTATTATTTACAAGACACTCAAGGAAGGAAGttggatcgaccttggagtgtCAATTACCTGCGGCCCTATCGAGTTTGAGGGGGTTGGCTCTGTGGACGTAGGTTGGATCAGACGAGGGGCGTGGAAGCAGTAGGATAGTTAAGTGAAAACTCGAAAAGACATATGTACATGTAACGATTTCCCAGTTTAAGTGGCtagtacagatcatttgaaaggagcaaaaatctcatccggaaagccttgaatgattagGTTGTGATTCAAGAAGTCTGCTGCGGGGATGGAGCTCAAGAAGCCCTGCGCGTTCAGTTGCCTGATAACTCCAGCCGCCGTATATGGCACGGTCATagcaaagcgtgccccagcctgggatagAAATTCAGGAGAAGTCAGATATGACATTCGGCTTCGCAGGCGACGAGCTTCTTCTCCCTCTTGATAGGCTGACAAGGCGGTAGATACTCCCGTCAGAGCCGCCCGAGACTGAGACAGTTCCTCCCTCAAGGCCTGCAGCTCTGCTTCTTGGGCTGCCAACTTAGCTGCCTGAACCTCCAGCTTATTGACCTTCTCTCGTAGCAGGGTATCTCTAGACTGAGTCTCCCCAACCTGATGGGCGAGCTGTTGCTGATGTCCCGCCTCTTGTGCGGCTCTTTCTTCACGCACAGCTCGGAGCTCGTCTCCGACCTGCGTCAGAGACCTTTTTTGCCGCTCAGTCTGGTTGGTTAGAGCTCGAATCTCGGCTCGCAAGGCGTGGCTGGCTTGATCGGGATCATTCAGTTGTAGCTCTAGTTCAGAGACTTTGTCCCGGAGGTCTTTGCTTTCATGGtggagggtgtggaaggattggttcagcaccaGGGACTCTGCGTGAGTCTGGACCAAGAATAACAGCCCTCAGTTAAAGCAAACTCGCATTCAGGAGAAGGAACAaggtacttactttagcccaagacttcgagaacctatccatttGAGCTAAGGGCGACAAGCTACCCATTTGATTCATGCTCTCTGGCCACAAGCTGCCAAGGCAGCCTTTCATCGCCAAGACGCTAGTAGAGACATCATGTCGTCGAGCCTGAGCTGCTTCAGAGGGGATAGTGGTCCTATAACAATGGCGGGCAGGTTGAGAAGGGTCGGCGGGGTGAGAAGGGCCTGCGTCCGAGCCGGGAGGAGCAGGAGGCGACTCGGGAGTGGGCTCGCCTGATGCCGGGCCACGTTGCTCACCAGGGCTGTCCTCCTCCTGAGGAAGGGGGGGCAGAACGAAACGCAGAGGGTCTTCCCCTGTAGGGGTTGGGGGAGGCTGCCAGGGAAATAACGCAACAATAACAAGAGGAAATGATGTTAGAGCCAGCCATGATGACGGCAGGGAACACTGCGGTGATAAGGGAACAACATCGAGACTGCGagaagtcagacctggtcttcggcgccgTCTTTGAAGTTGGGGCTGACCATCAGAGCCAGAATCGTCAGAATTAGGTAGACCCTGGGAGGGGGCCGTAGCAGCGCCACCCGCAGCGCCTTGACCAGACAAGTTTCGACCCGCGCGATGAAGAGCCGCGCGACCCCGTCGGGAGGCCCggggggctcctcggaagacTCGCCTAGCTCGATGGCTTGCCTGAGCGTGACCCCGATCCCCGCTGGGGGCGACCTGTGGAGAAGGAGCTTCATGCGCAGTGGGGTCGGAAACGGGTTGGACTGCTGCCCCGGGGGAAACGGGGTCGGGATaagggagtagcctcctctccaagattaCTCTACCACGTCGCATTATTTCCAGATCGTCTAGGGGCAGGGGCAGAACCTCTGAGGCACGATGCAAGGCCTCCGCTATAGGCGTCGACACAGAGGGTTATCCTTGTAGAGAAAACAAGCGTAAGCAGGAGAGAAGAGCCAAGCGCGGATTTACCTAATGAGCGCGGCGCCCCGGAGAAGGAGGGATTCAGCCGGAAAAAAGAAAGCATGTCTTTAGATAGCAGTCTCGTCAGATCCAGGCGCCAAAGCTCCATTCTTGTCGCCGCTACAGCATAGGAGAGGTCCATGTGAAACTCTTCCAACGCCGGGGGCGGAGGAAGTTCAGGTTGCCAGCGCATAGGCAAGAATTTTTTCCTCCAGTTGGCGTGAGGAGAAGGAAGACGGGAGAAAAAGGCAGTTTGACTGCGAGCTTGAAAGTCAAAAAGACCATCGGCACGCCGAGCGAGGGCGAAGAAGCAGTGAAAGAGGGGAGCAGACCAGGAAACTTCGCAAACCTCACAGAGTATCACgaagccacataaaatctttatggagtCGGGAGTTAACTGACCTAAGGGGATGttgaagtagcggcacactccagatagGAAAGGATGTGGAGGTAGACGAAGGCCAGACACAAATTGCTCAGTGAAGAAAGTACACGAACCCGGCGGAGGATCGAAATAAAGGTTTGCAACAGTAGGGATGATAGGGCGGAAGCTAACAGGGATTtcataagtgtaccgtaggtcatcccaatctaacTCGGCGAAGTTCGAAATGCCTGGAAAATGCTCCGCCAACAGAGAGACCCAGGAAGGAGAGGCCATGGCAGAAGATAGCGCCTTAGAGGGTGGAGAGGACAACCGCAAAGAAGCGCCGAAGGGGAAGGGACTGATCACCGCAGGGTTTCAGAGGAAATTAGTCGGCGGCAGCGACGTTTGAGTGCTCTACTGTGATGGTGAAAGAAATGGTCAGacgatacttataggtatggtgggcGGAGGACATTTTCGTAAGTTAACAATGGACGGTAGATGTCGGGTCTGGAGTAGACGAGGAACGCTCTGTGATGAGCTTCGAGAAGATAGTCAGGGGGCATTAAAGGAAAAACAAGGGCTCGATATACGAAGCGCCCCCCTAGGAAATTGTTTCAAACAGGACAAAAGTGTACGGAGGGGTCACCAGAAGGCGGATAAGCCAAATCAGCGAGCCGCACGGACACGCGAGATAGCCTTTGGCCCAGGCCGGCTCAGTAGAAGGGCAGCGATGGGGGGAGAAGCCACGTAGCTAAGGAAAGTAGACAAGGGAAATCTGATCATCAGAGCTCGGCCGAAACCAACGAACAACTGCCCAAAGAAAACAAGCTACAAGTACCCGGGGGGGACGCGGCACAGTTGTCGGATCGCAGGGGAAATCGGAGATAAGCAGGCCGAGGTCAGTACAATTACACAAATACCACCAAAGAAGAGCCGGTAGCAACGCATCAAAAAGCAAGCGGCATAACATAGTTCTACGTTTAGGGTTTAGGGGCAAGGGCTTCAGAAGCTTCGGGGATGGCGGCAGGAAGATCCTGGGAAGACACCTCTACGGGGGTTGGAGCGGCAGCAGGAGGAGGGGCAAGGGCTTCAGAAGCTTCGGGGATGGCGGCAGGAAGATCCTGGGGAGACACCTCTACGGGGGTTGGAGCGGCAGCAAGAGGAGGAGCAGCCTGGAAGAAGAGCCCGTCATCCGCCTCGAAGGAGGGGAATGTGTCCTGCGGCAATTCCCGGGCCAGGCGAGCAGTATCCAAGAAAGTGGCGGGGGGCGCTGTGCGCAAATAACCTTGCTCGAAGGCTTGTCTCACCCCGCCAGCAGCCCCGTAACTCACCATCCCAGCtcatgaaggaagaaggaagaacgaaCATAGGCCAGCGGTAGGCCTTGACCACCCGAGCTCTCCGCCAGTGTACTGCCATAGCGTCCTTGTCTGGGTAGCCTCGCCGCCAGTCACTCACTGAGACAACGCCTCTGGGCCCAGCAGCTGCAAAGATTGAGCTGGGCTGGCAAGCTTCCCAGGCTCGGGGTGGTTTCAGGCCCGGCGTGGCCACGGTTTGGGCTTGACCCCATTTGTAGGAGCTCCGACCTTGCTTGAGGGCCAATTCCTAGACGGGCAAGCAACTGCCTCATGATTTTCGATTCAGTCGCCGGCAGCGTTCCAGAGGCGAGAGGACTCACTCGCCTTTAAGGCCGCCTCAATGCCTGCGGTTTGTTGAATCTGGCGTCGAGAAAGGGCAGGCGGGGCTGATTCCGGCATGCGGGCGAGTCAGGCCTTCGAGGAGGGCTCGAAGGAGGCTGTGAAAGGCGAAGGGGTTCAGTTCGAGGCGGGCCTTGAGTGCCACATTCTCCCGTTCTAGCTCGGCCGCTCGTTGGACTACGCTCAGACTCGTCGAGCAGGTCTGCAAGTGCCCATaggaaaggaaaggaggttaTGGAAACACACACGCACGACCAATAAAAAGGAAAGGAGGGAAACAGGGGCTCACCGCGACCAAAGAGCAAGCAACTTGATCGAGCTCTTCCAGAGGGTATTCGCTTTCCCAGAATTGTCGATGAGCCGATTGCCAGGAATTGGCCAAGGCCCCGTGGAAGTCGACCCGGCCGAAAAAAGGGGATGAGGTGGCAGCCGGCACGTTCGCCGGGTCAGTCACCGAAGGAAGCTTCCAGAGGGCCCTGAAGGCCCAGTCCGGGGAGTGCGATTCAGAAATGGGCACGGCCGAGCTCGTTGGCATCAGAGGAGAGGAGGCTGGAGGAGTCAGCGAATCTAGGGGTTGGCCACCAGAAGGTGAAGGTGGGGTAGGTAGTGCGAGTTGGTCTGACGGCGGGCCTGCCACCTCCAGGTCATAGGCCTGTTCCTGGCCCAAACTTGTCTCCTGAGCCGAGCTCGTGCCTGAAGACTTGGAGGGGGAAGAAAGAACCACCACGCGTTGGCGCTgtgaaggtggaggagaagtggCGGTGACTGGGGCCGTCCGTTTGCCATTGCGCGTCACACGCAGCCGTAGAGTAGGATGGAGAGGAGGAGCCTGTCTAGTGGGCGAAGAAGCAGTCGCAGGTTGATCGGAGGTGTGGGACGATGCTGGGTCTGCAGCGCTGGGAGAAGGTAGCACTGCAAGCGACGGGGCAATCACAACATCAGAGGTCGGGGGTGCTGGAAGTTGAGGATCGAAGGCAGCAGCTGGATCAGAAGGTAGGCCTGGTGTCAGCTCCGGATGCAGGGCTTCCAGGACAGCAACTGCGGGCGTCTCTTGGCAGGCGAAGGAACGGAGGATAGCAGCCGctacaagaataaaaaagaaaaggcatctcagttagcgaagagcggcgTGCAAGAATAGACAACTTACCAAAGGGAGCTCCGATTTCGGCAGGGACGGGACTAAGACTGAAGGTGTATAAGATGCCTTCCAGCATCAACACAGACAAGTGAACAAGAACACCGGTCAACTTGTCCGCAGCTGCAAAGCAGGCAGATTCATGAACATGTGGGGGAAAAGCCGGGAGGGGGCGCCACTGAGAAGACCCGGCCAAGGGGGAAGGCGGTTTAAGAAAGAAAAAGTGGGACCTCCagcccttattggaagaaggtaggccgtcaaagaacttaaagcccggcttggcctgaacgttgaatatcCCCGCCTCGGCTCGCCGGAAAGAGTAGAAGTGCTGGAATAGGTGAGGCGTCAAGGAAATTCGATAGATACGGCATAAGATGACGGTTCCACAGATAGCTCGAAATACATTGGGAGCAAACTGGGAGACGCCGATGCCGCAATATTGGCACAAGTCTGAAATAAAGGGGtgcaaaggaaagcgaagaccgcccATAATATGATCTCTAAAGACAGTGATACAGCCTTCAGGAGGAGACGAAGGATGTTCATTGGGTGATGGGAGTcgaagctcatatgaggaatccaaTTGCAGAAGGGATTGTAATACCGACAGGTCAGGTGGTCCAAACCCGAAAGATAGCATGAATACCAGGGGAGGTCCTTACCATCCATCGTCGCGAGGAAGAAGCAAGCAAGAAGGTTGGAGGCGAGAAGGATCACAGGCCAGGAACGATCAGAAGGGTAAAGGGGTCGCGAGCTCAGGCCGGAAGATGGCAAGTTGCACTAACAAGGACGAGCacggaggaggagaggaggagaacgaAGCGTTGGAAAGAAAGCGGCAGatgacctttagggtttataaagcccattcatgcCTGAGAAGCATCGAGAATCGggccgagtatctttttgggtaatcCGCCCCGCGCCGTCTAAAGGGAAGTAAGCACGAAGGCGTACGAAAAAGGTATGGAAACTGACGTCAGGAAGCGTGGACCATAAATGCAACGGACAGGTGTCAGCATAAGAATGAACCTATTAAAGATAGGCGCGGCGGAGTAATCATGACAAGGTGTGGCTCTAAAAAAGAGGCATCCCTCGGTAAGGTCGAGTGGGAGATTTTACAGAGCTGCAAGGGCCAGGCAATCCAGTAGGGGTCGCGCAGGGAACAGGGCTGATCAGCGGAGGTTAGGAAGGCACGGGTTGGCAGTCAGGGGAGCTGCTCACTCGGAGTAGCTAGGCAAGCATCTCGGTGGAGACAGCCCCCAGGCCGGTTCGTTAACCACACCAGCATGCAAAGGCACGCGAAGCTCCCACAAGCTAGAAGAGCGTTGCATGCCCAGGGCCGAATAAGGTTCATGTTCCCTCTCTCCCGCCCACATCCTATactatgcatgatatgcttgcagGAAGACGAGGGATGCGGCAGAACGAGCGCAAAACTGGCGAATAACGCCCAGCCCGGTAGAAGTAATGAAGGCGGTTCAGATGAGGCAGATAGAGGCTGAAGAGAGCATCACATCTGTGCTACTAGCGAGGAGGGTCCGGCAGGTCTCGGACCagtgccatcgccaccggtctcggaccggagtatcattactggtctcggaccagcgccatcgccaccggtctcggaccggagtatcgtcactggtctcgaaccagcgccatcgccaccggtctcggaccggagtatcgttactggtctcggaccagcgccatcgccaccggtctcggacggAGTATCATtatggtctcggaccagcgccatcgccaccggtctcggaccggagtatccagactctcgccccagtgcgagttataagtgagctctgctcacgcccaacgaccttttaggtcggctcccatgcgagaattaaaagtgagctccgTGCTCCATGCGACCTTTAGGTCGGTGGTCGAACTCTCgcccggtcacgagttataagtgagctctgctctcacgcccacgaccttttaggtcggctcccatcgagAATTAAAGTGAGCCCGTGCTCACGCCCATGACTTtacaggtcggtagtcccagaacTCTCGCCCggtccgagttataagtgagctctgctctcacgcccaacgaccttcttaggtcggctcccatgagaATTAAAGTGAGCCCCGTGCTCGCGCCTATGTCTTAGACTCTTGCCgcccggtcgagttataagtgagctctgctctcacgaccttcttaggtcggctcccatctgAGGAATTAAAGTGagcccgtgctcacgcccaacgatctttGGGTCGGTGGTCGAGACTCTCgcccggtcacgagttataagtgagttacgCCCTCCAtgcgaccttttaggtcggctcccatctgaaattaaaagtgagcccgtGCTCACGCCCACCTCTTAGGTCGGTGGTCCCAGAACTCTCgcccggtcacgagttataagtgagctctgctctccacgaccttttaggtcggctcccatgcgagaattaaaagtgagccccgtgctcacgcccaacgaccttttaggtcggtagtcccagactctcgccccagtgcgagttataagtgagctctgtcctcatgcccaacgacctttttaggtcggctcccatgcgagaatcaaaagtgagctctgtcctcacgcccaacgacctttttaggtcggctcccatgtgagaatcaaaagtgagctctgtcctcacgcccaacgacctttttaggtcggctcccatgcgagaatcaaaagtgagctctgtcctcacgaccaacgacctttcaggtcggccccatgcgggaatcaaaaatcaacccctctttgaaaatcataagcgagctcGGTGCCTATGCCTAACTACCTTTCTGAGAGATGTGCCTCACCTTAAGCCGAGCGTTTTccataatcaggtcagctacatctgGTTTTACTTTACGTAAATTTCAAACATGCAACCAATACGCAGGGCAAGGGATGCGGAGCACCATCTACCCTACTCCTACAGCGCCAATATTAACTACGAAATCAGGTTTTACACGTTCATCACAGTTGCAATTTTTAAGCACTACATTGACTTTATTATCCAAAATACATGTATGAAAAGAAATCATGAAGCGACTCTAGGCTCTTACACAAGGGCCTATTTCTAAAAACGtgtttgctagatgaaaattgagcaggagaaACTGGGCCAAAAGGGGACGGATCTACAAGCGTAGCAGCGCAGTTCAGCAAGGGAGGGATACAGCCAAGGCTACAGGCAGAAACGCCTCCTGACAAAGGAGCCACTGCGATAACTATTCCCTAGGCCAGCTTGGACTCGGGGAAAAGATGGGCCCTGGGGAATGAGCACTTCCGCGTGAAGACCTGTCAGGAGATTCAGGCGCGCTCATGGCCCGGGCCAGCTCCGCGTGAAGGGAGTCGATGACTGTTTGTTGCCGGGCGAGCGTGTCTTGTTTGTCCTCAAGAACCGCACGGAGTAGAGATAACTCTGTCTCATGCTCCCGTTGCAAACGGTCTTGGCGGCTAATTTGGTGTTGTAGATCAAACTGGTATTCATCTTTCATCGCCTTTTCTGCATGCACGCGAGATTTGGTAAGACGATACAGGGCGTCCATGTCATGCAAGGCAGCCAGCAGACGAGCTCGATCCCTGGACAGGCGCTCCAGTTCGCGTTCTTTCTCGGCAAGTTGCGAGGTGAGCTGATCTATCCGCATTTGGGAAGGTAGTTGATTAACTTCGTCAAAGGAAGGAGAATGCATTTCGGGGGAAAGAAGCAGTAAAGCGCGGGTGAGCAAGAGATAGTAgggaagcaggaatgaagaaggatagagcgaagaagtgaccgtgaggctctttataaagaaggcgggtggccaagtcaaagcaaaggCATGAGCGCGACACCCCAAGCGACTGGTGACGTAATGAAGAAGGCATGGTATCCCAAGCGACGCGACACGAAAGTTGACGCGTGACGCAGGAAGCAGGGggcgcagagatatgctgagatcatAGAGATACGCTGAGGCAGATACACAGAGATCTGCTGAAATCACAAAGATAGGCCGAAGTCACAGAAATGTgcagaggtctagtcagtcagactgtcgtcctccttcgactagacttgtgggggaggcttgtgatacggttagtgatggaggggcccaagaggaaaggattagaaaagtccaggctatgtggcggtcaaaagtcacgaggaggtggcggtcaatagtcatagcgacttggcggtcaaaaaggcaggctgacagggcagtcaAGGCTCAGCATAGGAAGGTTGGGATAGTCGCTGTCACCGATCGCCTGCCGCTCGGGTCTGACGAGGAGGAAACAACCGAACCCGGAGCGGCGGCTGACGTCGGATCAATCCTGGACACTAGTGGTTGACGTAGGGTTCGGTGCGGCGACAAAAATTAGTTCGGAGGAGCGGCGATGGCCTCCAACGACGG
Coding sequences within it:
- the LOC122013597 gene encoding calphotin-like, whose amino-acid sequence is MVSYGAAGGVRQAFEQGYLRTAPPATFLDTARLARELPQDTFPSFEADDGLFFQAAPPLAAAPTPVEVSPQDLPAAIPEASEALAPPPAAAPTPVEVSSQDLPAAIPEASEALAPKP